A part of Trichocoleus sp. FACHB-46 genomic DNA contains:
- the speA gene encoding biosynthetic arginine decarboxylase, with translation MGGRPAAKSGMGKAANDGANKTQLDKSHAEPEPLSLAKPTETLNLRKSWTIEDSEELYRIQGWGEPYFSINAAGHITVSPKGDRGGSLDLFELVTALKLRNLGLPLLIRFSDILEDRIERLNAAFGRAIARYNYPGTYRGVFPVKCNQQRHLVESLVKFGKPHQFGLEAGSKPELMIALATLDTPGALLICNGYKDREYIETAILAQRLGQTPIIVLEQVEEVALAIAAGRKLGIQPILGVRAKLSAKGIGRWGSSAGDRAKFGLTIPEILHAVEQLKAADMLGSLQLLHFHIGSQISSINVVKDAIREASQIYVELAQLGADMKYIDVGGGLGVDYDGSKTNFYASKNYNMQNYANDVVAEIKETCAERNLPVPTIVSESGRAIASHQSVLVFDVLGTSEPPSETPEPAREDEHLIIRNLYDTYSAITAENYQEAYHDATQFKEEAVSLFGFGYVSLTERARAERLYWACCEKILEVARQQDYVPDDLEDLEKIMASIYYINLSVFQSAPDSWAIDQLFPIMPIHRLNEEPTRRATLADLTCDSDGKIDQFIDLRDVKSVLELHALKSEEPYYLAMFLGGAYQEIMGNLHNLFGDTNAVHISLTPKGYRIEHVVKGDTMHEVLGYVQYDAEDLIENIRQQTEHALQEKRITLAESQLLLQNYERSLSGYTYLSS, from the coding sequence ATGGGTGGACGGCCAGCAGCAAAATCCGGAATGGGGAAAGCCGCTAACGATGGCGCTAACAAAACTCAGCTAGACAAAAGCCACGCTGAACCAGAACCATTGAGTTTAGCGAAGCCAACAGAAACTTTGAATCTCCGTAAATCCTGGACGATTGAAGATAGCGAAGAACTCTATCGCATCCAGGGTTGGGGAGAGCCTTATTTTTCCATCAATGCTGCGGGCCACATTACGGTGTCTCCCAAAGGCGATCGCGGCGGTTCTCTGGATCTGTTTGAGTTGGTGACTGCGCTTAAACTCCGAAACCTAGGCTTACCGCTACTGATTCGCTTTTCTGATATTTTGGAAGACCGTATTGAGCGTCTTAATGCTGCATTTGGCAGGGCGATCGCGCGGTACAACTACCCCGGTACTTACCGGGGTGTGTTTCCGGTCAAGTGCAACCAACAACGGCACTTGGTTGAAAGCTTGGTCAAGTTTGGTAAGCCGCACCAGTTTGGCTTGGAGGCAGGTTCCAAACCAGAACTGATGATTGCCCTGGCAACCTTGGACACACCCGGAGCTTTGCTGATTTGCAACGGCTACAAAGACCGCGAGTATATTGAAACGGCAATTCTGGCGCAGCGCTTAGGCCAAACTCCGATCATTGTGCTGGAGCAAGTCGAAGAAGTGGCGTTGGCGATCGCGGCAGGACGCAAGCTGGGCATTCAACCGATTCTGGGCGTGCGGGCCAAGCTGAGTGCCAAAGGGATTGGACGCTGGGGCAGTTCGGCGGGCGATCGCGCCAAGTTTGGCCTCACCATTCCGGAAATTCTCCATGCAGTCGAGCAGCTAAAAGCCGCTGATATGTTGGGTTCGTTGCAACTACTGCATTTCCACATCGGCTCCCAAATTTCTTCGATCAACGTCGTCAAGGATGCGATTCGCGAAGCTAGCCAAATCTATGTGGAGTTGGCGCAGCTCGGAGCCGACATGAAATATATTGACGTGGGCGGCGGTCTGGGTGTGGACTATGACGGGTCCAAAACCAACTTCTACGCCTCCAAAAACTACAACATGCAGAACTATGCCAATGATGTGGTCGCGGAAATCAAAGAAACTTGTGCCGAGCGTAATCTGCCTGTGCCCACCATTGTCAGTGAAAGTGGTCGGGCGATCGCCTCTCACCAATCTGTCTTAGTCTTTGATGTTTTGGGCACCAGCGAACCGCCATCAGAAACGCCAGAACCCGCCCGCGAAGATGAGCATTTGATCATTCGCAATCTCTACGACACCTACTCAGCCATTACTGCTGAGAATTACCAAGAGGCTTACCACGACGCCACGCAGTTCAAAGAAGAAGCAGTGAGCTTGTTTGGCTTTGGCTACGTTAGCTTGACCGAGCGAGCGAGAGCTGAGCGCTTGTACTGGGCCTGCTGCGAGAAGATTTTGGAGGTTGCTCGCCAGCAAGATTATGTGCCCGATGATCTCGAAGATCTAGAGAAAATCATGGCCTCGATCTATTACATCAACTTGTCGGTGTTTCAGTCAGCCCCCGACAGTTGGGCGATCGATCAGCTCTTTCCCATCATGCCGATTCATCGCTTAAATGAGGAGCCGACTCGACGGGCAACGCTGGCTGATTTGACTTGTGACAGCGATGGCAAAATTGACCAGTTTATTGACTTGCGCGATGTCAAATCTGTTTTGGAGCTACACGCCCTCAAATCAGAAGAGCCATATTATTTAGCCATGTTCCTGGGTGGGGCGTACCAAGAAATTATGGGCAATCTGCACAATTTGTTTGGCGACACGAACGCTGTGCATATCAGCCTCACACCCAAAGGCTACCGGATCGAGCATGTGGTCAAGGGCGACACGATGCACGAAGTTTTGGGCTATGTCCAGTACGATGCCGAGGACTTAATCGAAAACATTCGCCAGCAAACCGAACACGCCCTGCAAGAAAAGCGCATCACCTTAGCAGAGTCGCAACTGCTGCTACAAAACTACGAGCGCAGCTTGAGCGGCTACACTTACCTTTCTTCGTAG
- the ndk gene encoding nucleoside-diphosphate kinase, which translates to MERTFLAIKPDGVQRKLVGEIIRRFETKGFTLVGLKILNVSRELAEQHYDVHKERPFFAGLVEFITSGPVVAMVWEGEGVVSSARKIIGATNPLAAEPGTIRGDFGINIGRNLIHGSDAIETAQREIALWFKEEEIANWEPTLMAWTRE; encoded by the coding sequence TTGGAACGGACATTTTTGGCGATTAAGCCCGATGGTGTGCAGCGGAAATTAGTCGGTGAAATCATTCGTCGCTTTGAAACCAAAGGCTTTACCTTAGTTGGCCTCAAGATCCTCAATGTGAGCCGCGAGTTGGCCGAGCAGCACTACGATGTCCACAAGGAAAGACCCTTCTTCGCTGGTCTTGTCGAGTTCATCACTTCTGGACCCGTTGTGGCAATGGTGTGGGAAGGCGAAGGCGTAGTTTCCTCTGCTCGGAAGATTATTGGTGCAACCAACCCCCTCGCCGCTGAGCCTGGTACGATTCGCGGTGACTTCGGGATCAACATTGGCCGTAACCTGATCCACGGTTCTGACGCGATCGAAACCGCTCAGCGGGAAATTGCCCTCTGGTTCAAAGAGGAAGAAATTGCCAACTGGGAACCCACGCTGATGGCTTGGACCCGCGAGTAA
- the mnmA gene encoding tRNA 2-thiouridine(34) synthase MnmA codes for MNKVVVGLSGGVDSSVTAAILHQQGYEVVGMTLWLMKGKGQCCSEGMVDAARICEQLEIPHHIVDIRDTFQTYIIDYLVSGYSAGITPLPCSQCNKAVKFGPMLQYARENFGIDRIATGHYARITVDEATGRYQLRRAVDRSKDQTYFLYDLSQEILAGVLFPLGEHPKTETRRLAAELGLYTAEKPESQDLCLIEAHGSMQKFLDQYITPQKGDIVDQAGRVLGQHEGVHHYTIGQRKGLGIAAAQPLYVIGLDAGRNRVIVGERTEAQHAECTVQRVNWVAIAAPTTPIRAEVQIRYRSPAVPVTVIPLDQDGSDRVKLVFDEPQFSVTPGQAAVWYDGDVVLGGGIIEPLEAPTS; via the coding sequence ATGAATAAAGTTGTGGTAGGACTCTCCGGTGGAGTTGATAGTTCCGTTACAGCCGCCATCCTCCACCAGCAAGGCTACGAAGTCGTTGGCATGACCCTATGGCTGATGAAGGGGAAAGGCCAATGCTGCTCCGAGGGCATGGTGGACGCTGCCCGGATCTGCGAACAATTAGAAATTCCGCACCACATCGTCGATATCCGAGACACCTTCCAAACCTACATTATTGATTACTTGGTGTCGGGTTACAGCGCCGGCATCACACCACTACCTTGCTCTCAGTGCAACAAAGCCGTGAAGTTTGGGCCGATGCTACAGTACGCCCGCGAGAACTTCGGCATCGATCGCATTGCCACCGGGCACTATGCGCGGATCACCGTTGATGAAGCCACTGGACGTTACCAACTGCGCCGAGCCGTCGATCGCAGCAAAGACCAAACCTATTTCTTATACGACCTGAGCCAAGAGATTCTGGCTGGGGTGTTGTTTCCGCTGGGTGAGCATCCCAAAACTGAAACTCGCCGCCTTGCCGCAGAACTGGGTCTCTACACTGCTGAAAAGCCCGAAAGCCAGGACCTCTGCCTGATTGAAGCCCACGGTTCTATGCAGAAGTTTTTGGATCAGTACATCACGCCGCAAAAAGGCGACATTGTCGATCAGGCAGGGCGGGTACTGGGCCAGCATGAAGGCGTACATCACTACACCATCGGTCAACGCAAAGGCTTGGGGATTGCTGCGGCTCAACCCCTCTACGTGATTGGCCTAGATGCAGGACGAAATCGAGTGATTGTAGGTGAGCGCACAGAGGCACAGCATGCAGAATGCACTGTGCAGCGAGTAAATTGGGTCGCGATCGCCGCCCCGACCACTCCGATTCGTGCAGAAGTTCAGATTCGCTATCGATCGCCTGCGGTGCCTGTGACGGTGATTCCGCTGGATCAGGATGGTAGCGATCGCGTCAAGCTAGTGTTTGATGAACCTCAGTTCAGCGTCACGCCTGGGCAAGCCGCAGTTTGGTACGACGGAGATGTGGTGCTCGGTGGCGGCATCATTGAACCCTTAGAAGCTCCAACTTCATAA
- a CDS encoding SPOR domain-containing protein has product MTIHSGNRSKKSTQELRLSVGELKPGTQPRWSWAAAPLAMLLCQGGLALVVNGAIAAEPKASVLVAQEFNFEAPPPPSDQFPSVIVPRDPTLPTLEPAPAPFPNSAAPVTAPSPSIRALPSETYLVFVNGNSPLMLDQVRRVEPEAFRKEYRGRTVIQVGQFIDQSNARRRAEALQDQGIRAEVAQVSGSGSGNSASAKPKGYYVVVPAGNRELAAIRDQVKRLAGDLRVNVIPREKPRGQHIAVGPFTNWDAANSWNRYVKDFGINNARVYYGR; this is encoded by the coding sequence ATGACCATTCATTCAGGCAACAGATCTAAGAAATCTACTCAAGAACTGCGCTTATCTGTGGGTGAATTAAAACCTGGAACCCAACCCCGATGGAGCTGGGCTGCGGCACCCTTGGCAATGTTGCTATGCCAAGGTGGACTAGCGCTGGTAGTTAATGGGGCGATCGCGGCTGAACCGAAAGCCAGTGTGTTAGTGGCGCAGGAATTTAATTTTGAAGCACCACCCCCACCGTCTGATCAGTTTCCTTCAGTGATTGTGCCCCGTGATCCTACCCTACCCACCTTAGAGCCAGCCCCCGCTCCTTTTCCAAATAGCGCTGCTCCAGTCACCGCGCCATCGCCTAGCATCCGTGCGCTGCCCTCAGAAACCTATCTAGTTTTTGTGAATGGCAATAGCCCCTTAATGCTGGACCAAGTGAGACGAGTCGAGCCAGAGGCTTTTCGCAAAGAATATCGAGGCCGTACAGTCATCCAAGTGGGGCAATTTATCGACCAATCGAATGCTAGACGGCGAGCCGAGGCATTGCAAGACCAAGGCATTCGCGCTGAAGTTGCCCAAGTTTCTGGCAGTGGTAGTGGCAATTCAGCATCAGCCAAGCCGAAGGGCTATTATGTGGTGGTTCCAGCGGGAAATAGAGAACTTGCCGCCATTCGAGATCAAGTGAAACGGCTAGCAGGCGACCTACGGGTGAACGTGATTCCCCGAGAAAAGCCGAGAGGTCAGCACATTGCGGTGGGGCCTTTCACCAATTGGGATGCTGCGAATTCTTGGAATCGCTATGTCAAAGATTTCGGCATTAACAATGCGCGAGTTTACTACGGACGCTAA
- a CDS encoding NAD(P)H-hydrate dehydratase, with the protein MAPGQNRLEQIQQFIVTAEQMRAIEGRAFAAGMPVAALMEKVAGLITRRVQALYPLSTHQKVGVLVGPGHNGGDALVVARELHLQGYEVVIYRPFSRLKELTQQHAQYAESLGIALVNEIEALQSCDWLIDGLFGFGLERSLSASIAEAVNQINQWSVPVVSIDLPSGLHTDTGAALGTAIRATQTLCLGLWKLGLLQDNALEYVGTAELIDFGLPLADIEAVLADSPCIHRVTPQSAIANLPLPRSATTHKYKMGHLLAICGSHRYTGGAILTALGARASGVGMLSVAVPESIKPLLSAQLPEALIIGCPENSSGAIAQLPESVELSSYNAIACGPGLTMDASTVVERVIASDRPLVLDADGLNVLAQAGTIPTLTQRQAPTILTPHFGEFKRLFPEIAAGMTNRVIAVREAAQQTGAVVLLKGARVAIANPDGTVWINPASTPALARGGSGDVLTGLIGGLLAQDMLQSAPIEAAVQTGVWWHAEAGMLAAQERTELGVDAFTLTQYLMPALRSHLQ; encoded by the coding sequence GTGGCTCCAGGACAAAACAGGCTAGAGCAAATTCAGCAGTTTATCGTGACTGCCGAGCAAATGCGGGCGATCGAGGGACGGGCATTTGCGGCGGGTATGCCTGTGGCTGCACTGATGGAAAAAGTGGCTGGCTTGATCACGCGACGAGTGCAAGCGCTATATCCACTCTCTACTCATCAAAAAGTTGGGGTGCTGGTGGGGCCAGGGCATAACGGCGGAGATGCCCTAGTCGTGGCGCGGGAGCTGCACTTGCAAGGCTATGAAGTGGTCATCTATCGCCCATTTTCTAGGCTGAAAGAGTTAACCCAGCAGCACGCTCAGTATGCCGAGAGTTTGGGCATTGCCTTGGTAAACGAGATAGAAGCTCTGCAATCCTGTGATTGGTTGATTGATGGCCTGTTTGGGTTTGGGCTAGAGCGATCGCTCTCTGCTTCCATCGCCGAAGCTGTGAATCAGATTAATCAATGGTCAGTGCCAGTCGTGAGCATTGATTTACCTTCTGGTCTGCACACCGATACAGGAGCCGCTTTAGGAACGGCGATTCGAGCCACCCAAACTCTGTGTTTAGGATTATGGAAGCTAGGACTTCTGCAAGACAACGCCTTGGAGTATGTCGGGACTGCCGAGTTAATTGATTTCGGCTTGCCTCTAGCGGATATTGAGGCAGTACTGGCTGATTCTCCGTGCATCCATCGAGTCACACCGCAGAGTGCGATCGCCAATCTGCCCCTCCCTCGGTCCGCCACCACCCACAAATACAAAATGGGGCACTTACTAGCCATCTGCGGCTCTCATCGTTATACAGGCGGAGCGATTCTGACGGCATTAGGAGCACGAGCTAGTGGTGTGGGCATGCTCTCTGTCGCAGTCCCAGAATCAATTAAGCCGTTGCTTTCTGCTCAGTTACCCGAAGCCCTAATCATTGGTTGCCCAGAAAACAGCAGTGGCGCGATCGCTCAGCTACCTGAAAGCGTAGAACTCAGTTCTTACAATGCGATCGCTTGTGGTCCCGGTCTGACGATGGATGCCAGCACTGTAGTTGAGCGAGTTATAGCTAGCGATCGCCCTTTAGTTCTAGATGCCGATGGCTTAAACGTGTTGGCTCAAGCAGGTACCATCCCAACTCTCACTCAACGCCAAGCTCCTACCATCCTCACACCCCATTTCGGGGAATTTAAGCGCTTGTTTCCTGAAATCGCAGCGGGGATGACAAATCGAGTGATCGCAGTCCGAGAAGCAGCTCAACAAACGGGAGCGGTGGTGTTGCTGAAAGGAGCCAGAGTCGCGATCGCGAATCCAGATGGCACCGTTTGGATCAACCCAGCCAGTACACCTGCCCTAGCGCGGGGTGGTAGTGGTGATGTGCTGACAGGTTTGATTGGAGGACTACTAGCGCAAGATATGTTGCAGTCGGCTCCAATCGAGGCAGCAGTACAAACGGGGGTTTGGTGGCATGCCGAAGCAGGAATGCTTGCGGCTCAGGAACGCACAGAGTTAGGGGTTGATGCGTTTACGCTGACCCAATATTTGATGCCAGCTTTGCGATCGCATTTACAATAG
- a CDS encoding ParA family protein has translation MKSASSPQKILAVLNGKGGVGKTTTAVNLAAAFSDKYRVLLVDSDPQHSASWWVERSEKGIGFDLRRETDATRLADLRKVKGYELIVVDTPPALGSDALAAVVPAADYLVLPSPPAPMDLTVLIETVKTAVIPTGVMHRVLLTRVDPRSLAEALEAQNTLLELGIPACNAFIRAYKAHERAALDGASIMQWRGKNAREAEADYRRVAEEIQRDWRK, from the coding sequence TTGAAGTCAGCGTCCTCGCCACAAAAGATCCTCGCTGTACTGAATGGGAAGGGCGGAGTTGGCAAGACGACTACAGCAGTTAATCTGGCAGCAGCATTCTCAGACAAGTATCGGGTGTTGCTAGTGGACTCAGATCCGCAACATTCTGCCAGTTGGTGGGTGGAGCGGAGTGAAAAGGGCATTGGCTTTGATTTAAGACGCGAGACAGATGCCACGCGCCTCGCAGACCTGCGAAAAGTAAAAGGTTACGAGTTAATTGTGGTTGATACGCCACCTGCGCTTGGTTCGGATGCTTTAGCAGCAGTGGTGCCAGCGGCGGATTATCTTGTACTTCCCAGCCCTCCTGCGCCAATGGATTTAACGGTGTTGATTGAAACAGTGAAAACGGCGGTGATACCCACGGGCGTAATGCACCGAGTGCTGTTGACCAGAGTTGATCCGCGCAGTTTGGCAGAAGCGCTAGAAGCTCAAAATACATTGCTAGAGTTAGGCATCCCTGCTTGTAATGCTTTCATTCGAGCGTATAAAGCTCATGAGCGCGCAGCTTTAGATGGGGCATCCATTATGCAATGGCGGGGCAAAAATGCTCGTGAGGCTGAGGCAGACTACCGTCGAGTTGCAGAAGAGATACAGAGAGACTGGAGGAAGTGA
- a CDS encoding aspartate kinase, protein MALIVQKYGGTSVGSVERIQAVAQRVVKAVKAGNSLVVVVSAMGKTTDGLVKLAHEISTQPNRREMDMLLSTGEQVSIALLSMAIQELGQPAISMTGAQVGIVTEAEHSRARILHIQPDRVQRQLEAGKVVVVAGFQGVASREELEITTLGRGGSDTSAVALAAALRADVCEIYTDVPGILTTDPRLVPDAQLMTEITCDEMLELASLGAKVLHPRAVEIARNYGVPLVVRSSWTEEPGTKVVSPTPQPRPLENLELARPVDGVEFDTDQAKVALLHIPDRPGVAARLFGEIATQDLDVDLIIQSIHEGNSNDIAFTVTKNSLNRAEAVAAAIVPALGAQLGLGPDAADVMVQRQIAKVSIAGAGMIGRPGVAAQMFSTLAAAGVNIQMISTSEVKVSCVIDAEDCDRAIAALCETFEVHSSSAKLTPAVEVHTPDEPPVRGVALDLNQARLAIRHVPDRPGMAAKIFQILAEQNISVDMIIQSQRCRVVNGASTRDIACTVAQIDAEAARAVLEKAAPELGCGEIVVDSAIAKVSIVGTGMVGKPGIAAQMFEALSQHQINIQMIATSEIKVSCVVAQDQGTTALQAIHAAFNLSGSQKIQVPA, encoded by the coding sequence ATGGCGCTGATTGTCCAGAAGTACGGTGGAACGTCTGTTGGTTCGGTAGAACGCATTCAAGCAGTTGCTCAGCGAGTGGTAAAGGCAGTTAAAGCTGGCAACTCCTTGGTGGTGGTGGTTTCAGCAATGGGGAAAACTACCGATGGTTTGGTCAAGTTAGCCCACGAAATTTCGACTCAACCCAATCGGCGGGAGATGGATATGCTGCTCTCGACCGGGGAGCAAGTTTCGATCGCCCTGCTTAGTATGGCGATTCAAGAACTCGGTCAGCCTGCCATTTCCATGACGGGGGCACAAGTGGGCATTGTCACCGAAGCCGAACATAGTCGTGCCCGGATTCTGCACATTCAGCCCGATCGCGTCCAACGCCAACTAGAAGCAGGAAAAGTTGTGGTTGTGGCAGGGTTCCAGGGGGTTGCTAGTCGCGAAGAACTAGAGATTACCACCTTGGGTCGGGGTGGTTCCGACACCTCAGCGGTGGCATTAGCGGCAGCCCTCCGAGCCGATGTCTGCGAAATTTACACCGATGTCCCTGGCATCTTGACCACCGATCCTCGCTTGGTGCCAGACGCGCAACTGATGACTGAAATTACCTGCGACGAAATGTTGGAACTGGCAAGTTTAGGAGCTAAGGTTCTGCATCCGCGCGCAGTAGAAATTGCCCGAAACTATGGCGTGCCTTTGGTGGTGCGTTCTAGCTGGACAGAGGAGCCTGGAACCAAAGTTGTTTCACCCACACCGCAACCTCGCCCCCTGGAAAATTTAGAACTGGCGCGTCCTGTTGATGGCGTAGAGTTTGACACCGACCAAGCCAAGGTGGCTTTGCTGCACATTCCCGATCGCCCTGGAGTTGCAGCCCGATTGTTCGGTGAGATTGCTACCCAAGACTTAGATGTAGACCTGATTATTCAATCTATTCATGAGGGCAACTCCAACGACATCGCCTTCACGGTCACCAAGAACTCTTTAAACCGAGCTGAAGCTGTAGCCGCCGCGATTGTACCTGCTTTGGGCGCACAACTTGGCCTAGGGCCAGATGCTGCCGATGTCATGGTGCAACGCCAAATTGCCAAAGTCAGTATTGCGGGCGCAGGGATGATTGGTCGGCCTGGGGTGGCCGCGCAAATGTTTTCTACCTTGGCAGCCGCAGGCGTCAACATCCAGATGATTTCCACCTCAGAGGTGAAAGTGAGCTGCGTGATCGATGCGGAGGATTGCGATCGCGCCATTGCTGCCTTGTGCGAAACCTTTGAGGTTCACAGTTCCTCCGCCAAGCTCACGCCAGCCGTGGAAGTTCATACTCCCGACGAACCCCCAGTGCGGGGTGTGGCCCTAGACCTGAATCAAGCGCGTCTCGCCATCCGACACGTCCCCGATCGCCCTGGCATGGCCGCAAAAATCTTCCAGATCTTGGCTGAGCAAAACATCAGCGTGGACATGATCATCCAGTCTCAGCGCTGCCGAGTGGTCAACGGAGCCAGCACCCGCGATATCGCCTGCACCGTGGCGCAAATCGATGCTGAAGCTGCCCGCGCCGTACTCGAAAAAGCTGCTCCTGAGCTAGGCTGTGGTGAGATTGTCGTAGACTCTGCGATCGCCAAAGTCAGCATTGTTGGGACTGGCATGGTGGGCAAACCAGGCATCGCCGCCCAGATGTTTGAGGCGCTATCTCAACACCAAATCAATATCCAAATGATTGCTACCTCCGAGATCAAAGTCAGTTGCGTTGTGGCTCAAGACCAAGGCACGACTGCTCTCCAAGCCATCCACGCCGCTTTCAATCTCTCTGGTAGCCAAAAAATCCAAGTTCCCGCTTAG
- a CDS encoding biopolymer transporter ExbD, with protein sequence MKINLESPGEEVQIQIIPLIDVIFCILTFFILAALQLTRQQAINVDLPQAGTAATQMRQMLVVSIDSVGQTYIDQNPVTEAVLYQQLLGYQQTNPDGMIVLYAPKTAIYDDVVRVLDLLRSVGGDRVALATLPGSPNPAGNQTNPANPTLPGVAPLPGGAPLPGASPYPLNLEPPGANPSPTFNPNVQLFPSPGQVPNGAGPNGAGPNGTGPNGTGANGAGPNSTGTLTQPIAPEAAPQ encoded by the coding sequence ATGAAAATCAACCTGGAGTCTCCCGGCGAAGAAGTTCAAATCCAGATTATTCCGCTGATTGATGTCATCTTTTGTATCCTGACATTTTTCATTTTGGCAGCTCTGCAACTGACGCGACAGCAAGCTATCAACGTGGATCTACCCCAAGCGGGTACTGCTGCTACCCAAATGCGTCAGATGTTGGTAGTCAGTATCGATTCGGTCGGGCAGACTTACATTGACCAAAATCCGGTGACGGAGGCTGTACTTTATCAGCAACTTCTGGGCTATCAACAAACCAATCCTGACGGCATGATTGTGCTGTATGCGCCCAAAACCGCAATTTATGATGATGTGGTGCGGGTGCTGGATTTGTTGCGCTCGGTAGGGGGCGATCGCGTGGCTTTAGCGACCTTACCTGGTAGTCCAAACCCTGCTGGAAATCAGACAAACCCTGCCAATCCTACTTTGCCTGGTGTTGCTCCACTTCCAGGTGGAGCGCCGTTGCCTGGTGCCTCACCCTATCCATTAAATCTAGAGCCGCCAGGAGCTAATCCATCTCCCACATTTAATCCCAATGTGCAGCTATTCCCCAGTCCGGGACAGGTGCCAAATGGTGCTGGACCGAATGGTGCTGGACCGAATGGTACTGGACCCAACGGTACTGGAGCAAATGGCGCTGGGCCAAATTCAACAGGTACCTTGACTCAACCGATCGCACCTGAAGCGGCTCCTCAGTAA
- a CDS encoding MotA/TolQ/ExbB proton channel family protein, with translation MNIAELFQKGGIAMWPLLVLSIIALSAIIERLWFWSRILTQEKEIVERVMDAAPHDWGKAADLARRADDQPVGRFLYAPLRLQNPDPELFKLALEASADEELASMRRGDKALEAVIALSPLLGLLGTVVGLIQSLRSIRIGDIGTASTAGVTTGIGEALISTAAGLIVAILALAFYRLFQGLLFNQVKLFRKAGNDLELLHRQQWLERKGVSPLVGSAAATYPSTSETKTDTPNLTDY, from the coding sequence GTGAATATTGCAGAGCTATTTCAGAAGGGCGGAATCGCAATGTGGCCGTTGCTGGTCTTGTCGATCATTGCTCTGAGTGCCATTATTGAACGCTTGTGGTTTTGGTCTCGCATCTTGACCCAAGAGAAAGAAATAGTAGAACGGGTGATGGATGCAGCACCGCATGACTGGGGTAAAGCTGCCGACTTGGCTAGAAGAGCTGACGATCAACCCGTTGGGCGTTTTCTCTATGCGCCTCTAAGACTACAAAATCCTGACCCAGAGTTATTTAAGCTGGCGTTGGAAGCCTCTGCTGATGAAGAATTGGCCTCTATGCGCCGAGGTGACAAAGCGTTGGAAGCAGTGATTGCGCTCTCTCCGCTCTTAGGACTTTTAGGAACAGTCGTGGGCTTGATCCAATCGCTGCGATCGATTCGGATTGGTGACATTGGTACTGCTTCTACAGCAGGGGTTACCACTGGTATTGGTGAAGCGTTGATTAGTACAGCCGCTGGCCTAATTGTGGCAATTTTGGCGTTAGCATTCTATCGACTATTTCAAGGTCTGCTGTTTAATCAAGTGAAACTATTTCGCAAAGCTGGTAACGATTTAGAGCTCCTCCACCGCCAGCAATGGCTGGAAAGAAAAGGGGTTTCGCCTTTGGTAGGCAGTGCTGCCGCTACCTATCCTTCTACTTCGGAGACAAAAACGGATACTCCTAACCTGACTGACTATTAA